A window of Chanos chanos chromosome 15, fChaCha1.1, whole genome shotgun sequence genomic DNA:
CAACATGACGTGACACATGTGAAACGCAGAGGGTCAAAACATTGACATGTCCATGACTTCAGTATTAAAGCTGCTTACCACACAATGTAGAGTATCAAATGatgggaagaagagagaggaatgaaagcTGCTTATGCTAGAGCTAGCTTTCTAAAACTGCATTGTCCTCATTAGATGTCCTCATTTCTTTGGACTTCCTCCAAAATGTGACATTGGAAATGCCAGTGTTCAGAAGACGTTTCTGTGATTATTTTCTTAAAGGGGAAATTCACCTTTTAACTGTTGTTGTCACAATGTTTTCAACAGGTTATTTCAGTAGAGCATTATTTaccaatgtttttgttgttgttgttgttgtttgtgttgttttgaacattttgaaatccaGGTTTCTCACTTCTttgtgaattcattttaaacacagctACTGCTCTTAATGACATGATAAATGAATGTAGTTCTCAGTGCGCTTTAGATCATCACAAAaagtgaaatacacacacacatacacgcatacgcacgcacacgcacgcacacgcaagcacacacacacacacgcacacacacacgcgcgcacacacacacacacacacacacacacacatacacacacatacacacacaagcctgaAAATCCAAGTATTCAATCAAAAACCATCAGAGATactgacaaacactgaaaaagggTTATAATGGGTCCACTTGTCAAAAAAAGGTGAACTTCCCCTTTAAGTTTGTGCCTAATCATTGTTTGCCATACTTTCCTAGAACAATACTAGACAACGAACACCTACATTTTTCATTGCTCtggatttttttattcatcattttttaaatcatcatcaTTTTGATACTTAAGATACATATTATTAACAACAGTAACAGTATATTAACAGTCAAATTTAGCAAACCATAATCCAAAATGCGAGCTTTTCGTCTGTCAAAAAGCTTATGAAACTATAACTACATGCTGCTAGTAGTGACGTAATTTCATAACCCAGCAGGAGATGTCAGAGTGTATGTGGTTCATGTTTGCTTTTATGAGTTGTGGCTCGACCATAATTTCTCTTAAGAGTACTGGAGCTGTAAATGTCTTTAACTGTTGTGAGTACTGCTCTTCATATTCCCTCGTCTCGAAGGGCATTTTATATTTTACCCCAAAATAGCATTATAAAATGTTAATAGAGTATCTGACATGTTAGAACACTTATTTCTATCTAGTACTTCCATTTGCTTCCAGAGAAAATGATTTATACATCTGCGGTTAGAGCGGCTAtatgctgtatgtatgtgttttgtacTACAGCTCGTTGAAAGACTATTACATTTCACCGTTAAAACATATGATACaattctgtgtctttgtttctgacCAGAAAATGACATCGAGTATTTTGCAGTGAGAAATCTTGTTTTCAGAGTAGGGGATTTGTGACAGTCTTCAAGAACTCACTCAAAACGGACTTGCTTTGTGCTTAATGTAGTTTAGCTATTACCATCACTGTGGTTGATGGGAAAGTTTGATTTTAAGACACAGTTTTTGGCTAACCTGGCTATGGTGAGTTAAAGGAcctaacacacatatatacacaaatccAGCTGAACTGACAGTGACTTGTCTCCTTGTTCTAAAGTAACACAATCACATGGATACTTCAGCTCTCCATAACTTGGTTTTCCAGTTACTTTTGTCTTATCTGTTTATTGCTATGTACATGCTCTGAATAAtcactgtgtttcatttttaaaagagagaaagaaaagcctCTATCTTTTATATCCAGCTTGCAGTAGGATCATGTTGCCTTTTAACCTATGATGTTTCATTGTGCTAAAATACTGCTTTAAATGACATTAGAGACAGAAAGTTGTATTTCTATATTAATAATATGTATGTGCGGTATATATTTACAGATATGTAAGTATATATGATTTTGAAATAAAGTCTTTAAAAATCGCCAATAGTGAAGTTCAAGGTACTAAATGATATATGAAAGGGAATTTTAAAAACTCATTAAATGAGGTCAAATGTAATTTCAGCCACAAAATTCTAATACAGAATGCAGAGTATGTTGCACACTATTTACATATTCCTTTTCAGTGGTTGTATTTTGTGCTTTgtatttttagtttgttttataaTCTAATTTCTCTGATTAAAATAATCATCTTAATCCATTTCTTTCAAAgactcaccttttttttctggattacTGGTTTTATTTCAGTCTTGGTGTTAACACTGGCCACGTCATGCTAATGGAAAAGCATCTCTGTTTGAGGGGAAagccaaatgtgtgtgtgtgtgtgtgtgtgtgtgtgtgtgtgtgtatgtgtgtgaacatgaaaGGGGACTGTGAATATGTGCCAATTCTTAGTGGTCTCTTTTCATTCATGTCTTTGAAACAATATAAGTGTGATCACATTTAGCATATTATTACAGCAAAATATTGATCAGATTATTGATCTATGTACAGTTTCTGTGATAGTGCTTAGTAGTTGTTAGTTATCTTTTCAGTTGGTAGGGTTATTAAACCATTTTGTTCCCCTCTCTTTAGCTAAGTCAGTCTGTATCCACTGTCCTGTCACTGTGCACTTATGCCAGCTAATGTGTTGCTTGTTGGATTTGTTGCTCTAATGGGATTTATTGTGGCAAGTTCCATTTTGTAGGCTATATCTACATGATTTATTGAAAGTCAGTCCCTTCTATAAAGCATAACTCATGAACATTAGGAATGGATCATCAGTCATTAAAAAGACATCACCAGTAGTATGGCTATGGTGATGGTCCTGCGGTATATCGTGATATCCACTAGGGTGCAGACTTGCTATCATATCGTCTCAGCGAGCATGTCTACTGATTTCACTCGAATGTACTGTAGGTGGGACGTTTTAGCAATAACATAATGACCCAAATATGCTAATActaattcataaaaaaatatattcaaactcactgtctaACTTTAATGATAGAATATGACAAGCAGTAAAGTATCGACTTATTCTCAatttatatatagatatatatagatatatatttgcAGTCAAATTCTGTATTACCGAGGGGCTTCTATGCCAAGTATCTCAGCTGAAGTCCCATTTACCCTCGGcacataaagacagacattcCAGCAGATGATTTTTAAAAGGCTTTCTAAAGTATCTGTGGTTGCACTGTGGTTTTCAGCGGATATTGATATTGATTGGCAAATGGTGCTGACTGATGGATTTTTCAGCTGGAGAAACGAAGCAGTGAGAAGCCCGGCCTTGTTCGGTATCGATTGTGCTCAAGCTAAACTCTTCTCGTCTACTGGGTCTGCAGAATTTAAACCAATGCGCTCAGAGAACGTGAGAAACCGAAACTTCTTTGATTTATTTGGCCGCGTGAGAGGTAACACTGAGCAGTGGGCATGTCCGATAGCCCTTGCACATAACAAACTGGGCTATATAACAGCTGCATTTTAGAAATTCATTAATAGATTTTTTCTGTGAGCTTTACCAAATTCTTAGTATGCCAAATTTGTGCCGAAACACGGCCTGGACGAGGTGAAGCAAGAGGCCAGTCTCCCGTCTTTCAGTTACAACTATGGCAACCATGACAAGTGCAATACTACGCTGTGCAGCTCGGGTTGTCATGGCAACGAGGGCCTTGCgtcattctgttcttttttgacTATGTTCTGAAGGGGTACAGCAGAATGGGGGGTGGGAGCGCATTTAAGAAAAACCAGGTCATTGCCAGACTTAGCCACAGATCATTATAATGAGCATGCTCAGTAAGCTTACCAATTTAAAcatctggagaaaaaaatgaagcaagAATTTGTCGTTAATGTGGGCACAGACAGAGATCACCTATAGCCCAGCCTGAATTATTATCACAGTATTTATTCTTAAAAAACCGTCTCTTTTACATAAAGACCGAATGCAGCAATGCAAGACTTAATGCAAGAAATCATCAAATATCGTATGTCCCTAACTTATGTGAAATGTTACCGGTATGCAACACTTTAACAGGTAGACTAAATTCTCTTAagagatgatgtcatttctAGCTTTGAACTTGGCACAAAGATCCTCCCCCACTACACCTATTCAAAGCTCTTCTGAGTATAGTGGTTGTCTGCTCTGAACCATTCACATAATCCTTTTATTGTCATAGTGGGAACACGATTTGAAACAGCaggacactctgtgtgtgtgtgtgtgtgtgtgtgtgtgtgtgtgtatacacagagaACCGTATATATTCTGTgcgtacatatatatatatatatatatatatatatatatatatatatgtgtgtgtgtgtgtgtgtgtgtgtgtgtgtgtgtgtatgtgtgcacagaACCGCACACAAATAGCCTACTGCCCTATGTCAAGTAGCTATACACAGAAAGAGCTTTGTGTGCCAAGAACATCCTGTAAGATCTAAAGACTAAGAAGTAAAGAAGCACGTGGTAAAATTACTCTCGCCATCTGCATGTAAGCAGTCGTTTGAACATGtacaaaaaaggacagaaaaaaatgtgcaaaaaaggTGTTTCTATATGTACTACATTCAAACCTGAAAGAGTTACACGTGCCGGCTTCAGTACTGTATACACGGCGTTGTGGTGAGCCCTTTAAAAGGATTTTCATGTGCATCACAGATTAAACCCGGCCAAGGATTAGGAACACTGGCTAGGTTCTGGCTATGAATCAGGGAAACAGTGGCATAACATGGAGACCGGGCGGGGGGTGCGGTGACGTCAAAGATGAGGACACTGCTCAGCGAGCGATCTAGCCAAGCAGGTGCTGCCATTTTTATTCCCGATTTTCATGCATCTGAATCCAGGCAGTGCATCAGTCCCGAAGGCCCTGTATTGCACGGATAAATATGCACAGTTCCCACCCTACTTCATGCTAATTACTTCGTCGCAGCATTCAGAGGGGGAGCGGGTATCCAAATTTAAAGAGCCCCAGCTGGCAGAGAGTGGCACGGGCAGAACAAGGTGTGAATAGACCCTGCCTTGAGCCTGCTTCGACCCCTTTCCTCTCAGGCTTCCTTCATGAATATTGAGAGACTTTTATCCCGTGTAAGACTGGACAGGGGGACAGAAGAAGGAGGCGTGGACAAAGCGAGCGGGTAAGATGGATAAGGATGAGGGGGAGGGGCGCCAAGAGATGATTCTGTTAGTTGCTGTAGCGATGCGCAGTCTCGGTAAGTAGGGCTGCTCGCTGTATTGACTGGAAAACAAAAGTAGTCGAGGTTGCGGTGTGAGCAAAGACAAGGAGCCGTGGAATAGAGGGGGATAGCGCTGTGGGTTTGGCTAGTAAGAACAGCACTGCCATTGTGATCTCTCGTTCACTGTCCCTGCAACCGCTGTCTCCTGTGTGAGGGGGGGAATGACTGTTGACTGCTGTCGTTTCATCGTTTTTGGGAATTGCAGATGAAGGTGGCGTAGCGCTGTCTTGCTCTGCCTAGGAGGGGCTCTCCCTGACAAGCTTCACAACGGGAAGTACATTCACTGCAGGTAAtttattcctttcttttcatccacccattgtttatttctgtatgGCGGTAAAGCCTGATTTCTTTACACCCTTCATCCTTGCTCTGCccatgcattattattattattatcattattatttattattgttattattattattattattattattattattattaataataataataataattctgttGTGATGATATCTCTTGGAGTGATCATGATTCTTTGTCATAATAGAATATTCCACAGTAAAcaataaatcaaatgaatggGAGATTATTTATTAGATATCCCATAAAAATTGACAGAATCCATAATAAATGGGATgtattttttctcccctcatccATTATTAATATGTGCTGTCATACATTCCGTGGCCACTAAGTCACGGCTACTTCAATGACACTAACACATGTAAATACGGTTGTGTTTAGCAAGAGGGGTCATCCCAGGCTTGTGGCTATTAAcagctgttgtgttgtgatatCTGTAAAATAATTCAATTATAATAGCTCTTCTGTTGATATGGTATTTCTAAATTAGACACGAGAAGGTAATTTTAGAgttcagacagagagtgtgtgtgtgtgtacagtgacactgtgatgatttttttcctctgtcatttgTTCTAGAACAGACACAGCTACTGTACATAGTTAGAGCCTAGCCAGGcgccatctttcttttttccatctgtGTGAAACAGGGGCAGCTATTTGTTACCATTGCATTACATGACCTCTGTTGTGATGCTCTGGTTATTGGCTCTTTTGTTCCGGTACTTTCCTGGTTAGATTTTCCCTTCTTACAGGGAACCTGTATGGGACCACAAATCTGGGTCTAGGTGAAGGTCAAATTTTTCCTTTTACAAGCCATCATCATATGTCACTCaggcacaaccacacacacacacacacacacacacacacacacaagcacacactcacacacaccaaatgagagaaataaattGCTAATAAGGCTTATCTGACACTTTGCTGAGTAATGTAACATCAAGGTAAAAGCTCGTACAAGCTTGTTTCAAATTCAGCTTTATGTAAATCTCTTCCTGCTCATAGAAAGATCATTTTACATCACGCAATGCAATTCATTCATGAAATCAGTCTGAATGGAACCAAGCCTGTCCTTTCCGAATAGCTTAAATAAATCAACCTCTGAAAAAACAACTCACAACCTTTCAGCATTCAGGCAGTATTAACAGTCTGGAATCTTACATTCGGCCTCCACGTACACTGTCATTTTGTacttgttcttctctttctattGATAAAATGATGTTGTTTCATTTGGGGATGTTATTGGCCTTTACAAACAACTGAGATTGTTGGGTGAGGTTCAAACTTCGGCGTAATCGGGAATGGATCGAATAGTCCTACCTTCCTTTGTCTTCCTTTGCTCTGTTTCAAATGGCCGTTTAGTTAAGGCGGGATAATCACTCTTCTCCAGCGTCTGCCCCCGAGCCCCAGAGTTCATCAGTGAAATCCCACCAGCCTTGTTTGAATTAAACTGTGCCGTTTGAGACATCAGGTTGACTTGGAAACAACACAAGTCCTTGTTCATTGTCCATTTCAGACAAAAAGGTGGAAGATGATAGAGTTGAGAACCGTGAAGCATGCTCAgtaattgacttttttttttttgccttacaTCGTAGAATGCTTAGTTTAAAGTAGATGAATGTTAACGAAACTACCAGAGCGTCAAAATCAAATTGAGGTTGGTCTCCTTTGCAATATCTGACAGCAAATTCAAAACCTTTCACAAAACGTTACCAAAAAATGCAGCTGAATATGCCGAATACCCCTTTTCTAGATTCGAAATatgtagagagacagaaaatcatTGGCTTTTTAAGTAGGCATTTCTGAGTAAGAGCTGCTTAAAATTTCACGATTGACCCAGAGGGAACGGTTTCATAGGAGGGGTATTCCAACAAGGCCTATTCTCACTTTATAATGGTGTTTTATATATGACTCAGGagtttattgtcatatgcacagCAAAACGGACAGTTACACTGTGCAGTGAAagtcttactttgctaatcctccattaccaaaaaagagaaacattaatataacaaattctttataaaaaaaaaaaaaacatgagaggTAGGACCTGTAATAAGTAAACTTAGTTATTAGAGCTACATGTGCTGTATTGTGCAAAGGGCAGAGAAGAGCGGTCATAAAGTGCACTGTGCATTATTGCAAATAACGAATAAATAACGGTAGAAAGACAGCAgcaataaatgtgtgtgtgtgggtgtgtgtgtgtagagatgtagagCTGAGTAGGGTACAgtaattaatgtgtgtgtgtgtcagccagAGATCAACCAGTTCAGAGTGTCAGCTGGGTCATCTGggtataaaaatacattatttggGGGTCTTAGTTTCTGGGTCTCTTTCCCCGCCTTTCTGTGCTGAAGGGGAAAGTTCTTACTGACCTCCTCAgtgtcttctcctcctcaggGTTGCTCTCTTTGTGCTGAGCCGTGAGTGGGCAGGATGGAGGCCCCGCTGGTGTGTTTGGACGAGGAGTTTGAGGACCTGAAGCCGTGCAGAGTGGAGGACTCGGAACCCGCTCCGCGTCGGCCCTACGGCACGGTTCCCCTGGCCACCCTGGGCCGAGAGGACTTCTCAGAGCTGGAGAACTTCTCAGAGATGATGAGCTTCAAGTCCATGGAGGATCTGGTGAACGAGTTTGACGAGAAGCTGAACGTTTGCTTCCACAACTACAACACCAAAACGGAAGGTCTGGCCCCCGTCCGCGATCAGTCTCACGCCGAGGAAGACGAGGAGAGGCTGCAGGATGAAGAGTGAGTGGTGGTCATCCACAGTGTTAACAAATGCAGATTTAGACGTTTACAGCAGCTGGAGTTGCAGGGAAGGCGAGTTTAATAGGAAGGACTGCTTAAGGAATATTAAAACCTACTCAAGCATGCCAGTCCTTTTTTAATAGGTCTGAGAATGAAGTTCACAGCtgtctggttaaagtgtgaAGGAAAGACGTGAGTCAtcacaaaatccaaaaacatgaaagagttaaaacacagataagaCCTTCTGACTGTGTGAACCATTATACCACATCATAAATTACGACGGTTGCCATCCCTTCAAGATAATTAGTAAGATAGTGGTTTTTAATGAAACCAATGTCATGCTCTCAAATGTGTTACacttagacagaaaaaaatcacaccatgTACTGTGAATGCAAGACCATGGACAATACATAAACACCATGACTATAGTTAATTGATTAAAATCTGCACTAAGTGTTACTAATTAATTGGATTTGCTCAAACACACTATATCAAAAGAATTATGCTggtacatttatatatttttggtATATCCTTATTAATGACGATGACAAACAAAAGATGGACCTTGCGGTGCACAGTGCATTACTCTTACTTTCTGATAAATCAAAATTAACTCTGTCACCGTGGCAACGTCCGGTGAGCTGACAGTTGGCAGAGGACATTTTGTAATCGTGCTGATACGTATGGCCAGCTGTTCTGTCGCAAACGTGATGCAtctcaggaagaaaaaaaaaatgtcgatCTGATGATGCAGGCAGCAAATTTTAGTCCATTATCCCCGTAACTCCAGTCTGGAACCATGCTTGGTTATAAattattcagcatttttttgtATGCTTCAGTTAGTATGTTTTTCCAGGCCTGCTAGGAACGGTCGTGTTTTAAATCTGACACTCGATCCGAGGCGTAAACAAACCTTTTCTAATTTTGGAAATCAAATGGATTTTATTCTAAATTTAGAGTATTTGTGTGCAGATGCCCTTGGGTGTTCTATTGATCTATCTTTTGTGAAGTCAGACCGTGATACACGGTTAAAAATatcgtttttgttttctgactgaCTCATAAATATGCCCCAAATAACTGAGTAACTGTACTGAAAAAGCAGCTATTGCAGTGTGGCGTGGAATTTATACAGAAAGCTCTAACACATTCCCACGCacaattcaattttttttaaccttcaaTTTACAGTTTCACATTTAGATATTTTTGGAAAGCAATTTCAGGTATGAGCACTGAAGATTAATTTTGGAATACATTTATTTCTAAATTTGTCTCTTCAGTTTATTCCTGAAGTAAGCTTTAGATTATTAAAGCCTGAAATTGCTTTCCTAAAATGTCTAGATGTGAAACTGTAAActcaatgttaaaaaaataaaagttgaatTCGAAACAAGTGAACAATAACTGGAATAAAACTTGTAAAATATGATCGCTGAACtgcttggggttttttttgcagaacTGCTCCTGTCGAGACAGTATGgcgttgttttctttttaaagaccTGCTGCGATTTGTACCGGTTCCCCGTTGTGTCTGTTCTTGGCTCAGCTAACTCAGAAACAGGAGTCTGTCTCTATACCAGACTTAAACCGGAGCTAGAGCCTTATTATGGACAGTGGCTGTAGGGAAGAGTCTGTGAGTCTGTACCAGCTTGTTCCTGTTGCGTTGGTGGGTTGAGGGTTTGTGTGAGCGGACAGTGGCAGCGAATGAGGTCAGGGCTCTTGTGAAGGGCCACTTGTTCCGTTGCTGTCCGCGCAGTGAAACCGGGAAAGAGACGAGAAGCGTGACAAACTGGGgggagacagaaaacaaaggaagGTTTTTGTCACTGTGCCTTGGCGCTAAACAAACGTCTAACTGAAATGCACGTTTaccaacagtaaaaaaaaaaaaagagattaaaaccACATGCTGGTTATCCATACCTGTTATCACTGGCTTATTAGTGTGATTTAGACTTTTCAGATTTAAGGAatgctttttgtctgtctgtttgtttgtttatatcatGTGTGTACGCTGAAAAGAATATCAGTTACGACCCTAATAATATTTTGTTTGCTATTTGATTCTCATGTAAAGGCAAAATCATGATGACTTagactctctgctctgttttagtGTATGGGATGCCTTGACTGATAATTACATGCCCTCCTCCATGTCCAGCTGGGATGACGCAACCTCAGAGACCTTAAACGGCAACCTCTCTGACCAGGAGGTAATATTTTCACTCAGAAATCTCTCTGATCAACGCTGCCGTAGTGCTCGGTTTTGCAACGAAGTCTCTTGCAGAATTTTAGAGATGTTCAAATGAGTTCTGAGTTCTTAGATGAGGTCATTCAATGTTAGAACGGAACTGCAGCTGTTACTGAAAGATTTACTCCTGCATCGCTCAGAGCTGTGCATTTATGGCCTGTCCTCTTTAGATCTAGTGGAGTCAACTCCTGCCAAAAACGCAGCCTAAGCTCCTGAGCTCACCCTCCCTGCATTACTCCtgtcctcccctctcctctctctcatgcagtcAGGAACAGAGCCAGACACCAAATATGATCAGTTTAAGTCCAACTCAAAGCGCCAGCCAAGTTAGAAATAACTTACATAGACATAAAGGACCTCTGTAATCAGTAGATTAGTCCTCTACTCACACTGCTTCCTTCGAATACTTAGAAGCTGGTCTCATTTTTGTGTTAACTGTAGAGTTGCTTCAAATGGGGCTGATGTGAGATTTAAGAAGCTTAAAATGGTATAAAATAATCAACAAATAATGACGTatgtcaaataaataattatatgtGACCAACGAACAAACATACAGTGAGAGTTTTTAAAGTAATATACATCATTATAGTAATTTAGCATCAAGActtgatttctgtttttgttttttgttttttttgtttttttttttaattttacatattTGACGCGAGAAATTTCATAACAAATAGTAGGTTAGCTAAAAGCCTGGCAGCCCAAGCAATACATCATGTTTACACAGTAATAGTGGTCCCAGGAAAGGATCCGGAGGCACTTACCTCAGCACATTACAAATAAACCTAATGGAATAACATTTGGGTTATTTCTTCATGCAACCCATTCATCAAACTGCACAAGCAACACAGTGCATTAACAGGTCGTCATGACATAGACcaaaacacagtgacatgatGGCATAGaccaaaaacacagtgacatgatGGCATAGaccaaaaacacagtgacatgatGGCATAGACCAAAAACACAGTGGCATGATGACATAGACCAAAACACAGATACTAGCGTTCTTCCTGCCACATATTAAATGGTTCATTTTTGTTCCAGATtcatgaaaaagaagaggaggagatgaatgaaaagaatgaaaacgcCAACTGCCTGAATGAGGAGCCACTCATCACTGCTGATCAGGTCAGCGCAAAGCCAGACCTACCCGAGTGCGAGGTTTCAAGTAGCACTTGTGATGATGTAACGGTAAAAACAGAGGCTTATTTTTGGATGCCTCCAGACTGTGTTTTGTAAGCCACTCTGTAATATCAGGGATTGTGAAACAGTGACGGTTATTCTGAAATGCTGAGGAGAATTTGCTTTAGATTTAGGCTATACAGAGGATGTACTCGTAAGTCTTTCTGTAGAGAGGATGGTCTTACAGCTGGAGGACAGGGGgattttgaggtttttttgtttgtttttttttgtcctttctctcaGGTGATCGAGGAGATTGTTGAAATGATGGAGAATTCTCCAGACCccggagagacagaggaggaggaagaggaggagaacgGAGATGTACCACCGAAGTCAAACACCTCCATTCTGGAGGAAATCCGCATGCTGTCCCAGgcctccaacaacaactgctccTTCGAAGGTAAAGAGGCTTTCTCACGCTCCATAAGGTGTCTGGCACCAGGCCCTCAGAAGCTTTCTGACCTGGacaatctgttgtttttcaaGGCAGTGGAGACTTGACATTTCCTATCACGTTTGACTCGCAAATAAGTATATAGCGTCAATAAGACTGCTGATACATATTGAAAagaaacaagtgtgtgtgtgtgtgtgtgtgtgtgtccactccGTGTGCCCATACGCTCACATGCTTTTATTTTCCGCAGGTTTGAATCTCATGCccagctctgctctgctggaTCTGCTCTGCCGGGTGGAAGCGGCCATCAGGGAATACTCCGAGGAGCTCGTGGCTCAGCTGGCGCGGCGGGACGAGCTGGAGTTCGAGAAGGAGGTGAAGAACACGTTCATCACCGCCCTGATGGAGGTGCAGAACAGGCAGAGGGAGCAGAGGGACGTGAGTAAGCGCCGTCGCAGAGACAAAGGACTCAGCCTGCAGGGAACCACCCGCGCAGACAAACCTGGCACCATGCCCGTgaaggtgtgtgcgtgtgtgcgcgcgcgtgtgtgtgtgtgtgtgtgtgtgctgacacgCTGTATTAATGTGGAAGAACGAGGTTCTATGAGGCAGCTGAACGTAGGGTGCTTCCGTGGACCAGAGGCTCTCATATAGATCTCTATAGCTAATGGATCTAGAGTCTATTAGTCTTCAACTGCACTTACCATTTACAGGAAGCAGAGGGAGGAGACATCCCATACCGATGCATCATCGGTCCAGTGTCAATACTCCATCTATGATCCAGTTCATTGTTGGGGGGACAAAATGCATTTACAAATGAATATGTACATTTACATTGACACATTcttacatacatatgtattcaTGTGTATGGTTTTAATTTGTGCTGTGTATCAGTTAGCCAATGCATAAAATGCCTCTAATAAGAcatttttgctttgattttttgtaACAATGGcattaatatttgaatgttttctcaGCGTTTTAGCAT
This region includes:
- the fez1 gene encoding fasciculation and elongation protein zeta-1, with amino-acid sequence MEAPLVCLDEEFEDLKPCRVEDSEPAPRRPYGTVPLATLGREDFSELENFSEMMSFKSMEDLVNEFDEKLNVCFHNYNTKTEGLAPVRDQSHAEEDEERLQDEE
- the LOC115828280 gene encoding fasciculation and elongation protein zeta-1-like translates to MPSSMSSWDDATSETLNGNLSDQEIHEKEEEEMNEKNENANCLNEEPLITADQVSAKPDLPECEVSSSTCDDVTVIEEIVEMMENSPDPGETEEEEEEENGDVPPKSNTSILEEIRMLSQASNNNCSFEGLNLMPSSALLDLLCRVEAAIREYSEELVAQLARRDELEFEKEVKNTFITALMEVQNRQREQRDVSKRRRRDKGLSLQGTTRADKPGTMPVKYLNTVIPFEKKGTPPSVDDLQMLTKILYAMKEDSDKVPTLLTDYILKVLCPT